Proteins co-encoded in one Cytophaga hutchinsonii ATCC 33406 genomic window:
- the cmk gene encoding (d)CMP kinase: MKKIIVAIDGYSACGKSTTAKILAAKLGYVYIDTGAMYRSVALYFIQHYINSTNPKAVAEALNQIHISFVHNNKTETCETYLNGLNVESEIRKMYVSEKVSEVSAIPEVRKRMVELQQKMARKRGVVMDGRDIGTHVFPDAELKIFMVADMHVRAFRRQQELFERKQIIDLDDIIKNIESRDLMDTTREESPLRKASDAYEIDTTYITVEEQVDCIMNIAVGKMIELEYNIENI, translated from the coding sequence ATGAAAAAAATTATCGTAGCTATTGACGGGTATTCGGCGTGTGGGAAAAGCACAACAGCGAAGATATTAGCAGCAAAACTAGGTTACGTATACATAGATACAGGCGCTATGTATCGCTCCGTTGCTTTATATTTCATTCAGCATTACATAAACAGCACCAATCCTAAAGCTGTTGCAGAAGCATTAAACCAAATTCACATTTCTTTTGTTCATAATAATAAAACAGAAACATGTGAAACGTATCTCAACGGTCTGAACGTTGAATCTGAAATCCGGAAAATGTATGTTTCTGAAAAGGTTAGTGAAGTAAGCGCTATTCCGGAAGTAAGGAAACGTATGGTTGAACTTCAGCAAAAAATGGCACGTAAAAGAGGCGTTGTTATGGATGGAAGAGATATCGGTACGCATGTTTTCCCTGACGCGGAACTTAAGATATTCATGGTGGCAGACATGCATGTACGCGCATTCAGAAGGCAGCAGGAATTGTTTGAAAGAAAACAAATCATTGACCTGGATGACATCATCAAAAATATTGAAAGCCGTGATTTGATGGATACAACAAGAGAAGAGTCACCGTTAAGAAAAGCTTCTGATGCATATGAAATAGATACAACCTACATAACTGTTGAAGAGCAGGTAGATTGTATTATGAACATTGCAGTCGGGAAGATGATTGAATTGGAATACAACATTGAAAATATTTAA
- a CDS encoding 4-hydroxy-3-methylbut-2-enyl diphosphate reductase yields the protein MDVIIDKNSGYCFGVEFAIQMAEDEMATGEPLFCLGDIVHNSMEVERLAKKGLKIIDREELKKLSDCKVLIRAHGEPPETYQLALENNIELVDASCPVVLKLQNRVKASFDAIDSKDGQIVIYGQEGHAEVIGIAGQTGDKAIVITTEKDLDKIDFEKPVTLYSQTTKSTQGFYKMKDLIEARVAEAGKNVDENFEYNDSICRQVSNREPQLRKFSKEFDVVIFVSGKKSSNGKALYGVCKQENERSYFVENETEIEPSWIRATDNVGICGATSTPMWLMEKVQNYIQAHSWN from the coding sequence ATGGATGTAATTATAGATAAAAATTCAGGCTACTGTTTCGGCGTTGAGTTTGCTATTCAGATGGCGGAAGATGAAATGGCTACAGGCGAGCCGTTGTTTTGTCTTGGCGACATCGTTCATAATAGCATGGAGGTAGAGCGGTTAGCTAAAAAAGGATTGAAAATTATAGATCGGGAAGAATTAAAAAAACTTTCAGATTGTAAAGTTTTAATCCGTGCACACGGAGAGCCGCCGGAAACCTACCAGCTTGCATTAGAAAATAATATTGAACTGGTAGATGCATCTTGTCCGGTTGTATTAAAACTGCAGAACAGAGTTAAAGCATCGTTTGACGCTATTGATTCAAAAGACGGGCAGATTGTCATATACGGACAGGAAGGTCACGCTGAAGTGATTGGTATTGCAGGCCAGACAGGAGATAAAGCAATTGTTATTACAACGGAAAAAGATCTGGATAAGATTGATTTTGAAAAGCCTGTAACCTTGTATTCTCAAACAACAAAAAGTACACAGGGTTTTTATAAAATGAAAGACCTGATTGAAGCACGTGTTGCAGAAGCAGGAAAAAACGTTGACGAAAACTTTGAATACAATGACAGTATTTGCAGACAGGTATCAAACAGAGAGCCTCAGTTGAGAAAATTCTCAAAGGAATTTGATGTTGTTATTTTTGTGAGCGGCAAAAAAAGCTCAAACGGCAAAGCATTATACGGCGTTTGTAAACAGGAAAACGAACGGAGTTATTTTGTAGAAAATGAAACAGAAATAGAACCTTCCTGGATAAGAGCTACAGACAATGTAGGCATCTGCGGTGCAACGTCTACCCCTATGTGGCTGATGGAAAAAGTGCAGAACTATATACAGGCACACTCCTGGAATTAA
- a CDS encoding DUF502 domain-containing protein — translation MKTLIRYFIQGLLFWTPIFITVYIIFFIFSVFDRIIPALFNVELTPGLGILIVVVFLTTTGSITSMLLVKPAFSFLENYVYKIPFINIIYSSSKDVVSAIVGEKKRFDHPVMVKTGGGETGTFRIGFVTRDEFNVKQLETLVAVYFPHSYNISGNILFVPKDKVLPLNITGAEAMKFIVSAGMTGNLDEK, via the coding sequence ATGAAAACACTTATACGCTATTTTATTCAGGGTTTATTATTCTGGACACCGATCTTTATCACGGTGTACATTATTTTTTTTATTTTTAGTGTGTTTGACCGGATCATACCAGCCTTATTCAATGTAGAACTGACACCAGGGTTGGGCATTTTAATTGTTGTAGTGTTCTTAACAACTACGGGATCCATCACATCTATGCTGCTAGTAAAGCCTGCATTTAGTTTTTTAGAAAACTATGTCTATAAAATTCCATTCATAAATATTATTTATTCTTCTTCCAAAGATGTTGTAAGCGCTATTGTTGGAGAGAAGAAACGGTTTGATCATCCGGTAATGGTAAAAACAGGTGGTGGAGAGACAGGTACATTCAGAATTGGTTTTGTTACCCGAGATGAATTTAATGTTAAGCAACTGGAAACATTAGTGGCAGTATATTTTCCGCACTCATATAATATATCCGGCAACATACTTTTTGTGCCCAAAGACAAGGTACTTCCTTTAAATATCACGGGTGCAGAAGCAATGAAATTTATTGTGTCTGCAGGTATGACCGGAAACCTGGACGAAAAATAA